The region CCACCCTGCTGTCCTCCACCTTCCTGGTGCTGACCTTCGCCCTGTCGGGAGATATCAAGACACGCAGTGAAGCACGGAACCTGTTATTTCGAAGCCGGAATCTGCTGGACTTCAGCAAGGTGGCCCTGAGTAACGCTCTGCTGCTGCGGCTGCTGCAAATGGAGAAGTGGGAGATGCTGATCACCCTGTTCGTGCTCAATTATGTGGTCAGTATCTCGTTCTATTCCAAATCGCAGAGTGCCCAGCACAAGTATGAACGCGACAAATTCGAGCAGATGGCCTACCGCGACTTCCTCACCGGAACCTATAACCGGGCGCATATGGACAAGATGATGAAGGAGCTCAACCAGAGCGGCGAGTACATCGGAATTGTAGTGGCGGACATCGACCGGTTCAAAAAGATCAACGACACTTACAACCACGCCGTCGGCGACCGGGTCATTGTTCATTTTGCGCAGACGCTGCAGAAGCATCTGCAGGAGGGGGACATCCTATTCCGCAGCGGCGGGGAAGAGTTCACGCTGCTGCTGAGGGACAAGACCTTCGAGGAGTGCAGGACACAGATTCAGGAGATTCTGGACAGCCTTCACGATCACAGCGTAAGTGCGGAATTCGAGGAGCAGATGATCCGCGTGCCGTATTCGGCATCCTTCGGGCTCTTTTACTATAAGGCGGACCCGGACCAGAAGACTTCTATGGAAAAAGGGTACGTCTACGCCGACCAGCTCCTGCTGGAGTCCAAGAAGCTTGGCCGCAACCGTCTCTCTTACCGGAACGATGTGCAGCCATAAGCACATGTTCCCGCGCAGGGGGACGGCCTGTCAGGGCCGGGCAGACCCAGTCGAATGTATGCTGTTTTTCGCATACATTTGGACCGGGCGCCTGCGCGTCAGCACAATGTATGCTGTTTTTGGCATACATTCGGGCCGGGCGCCTGCGCGGCAGCACAATGTATGCTGTTTTTGGCATACATTCGGGCCGGACGCCTGCGCAGCAGCACAATGTATGCTGTTTTTGGCATACATCCCAGCTTCCCGACGGAGCAGAAACGGCTCCTCATACTAATATCCCCAATAACAACAAGAGCCGCCCTCCGGCAACCGGAAGAGCGGCTCTTGTTGTTCCTGATGCAGGCGGCGGCTACAGTTCAGCAGCCTTGAAAGTATCTCCGCCGGCAATCGTGCCGGAGTTGAAGCCCTTATAGAACCAGCGCTTGCGCTGTTCGGACGTTCCGTGCGTGAAGCTGTCCGGCACCACATAGCCCTGCGCCCGCTTCTGGATCGTATCATCCCCGACTGCGCTTGCCGCAGTCAGTGCCTCCTCGAGGTCCCCTTCCTCCAGCAGATTCTGGCCCTGGACATGATGCGCCCAGACCCCAGCATAATAATCGGCCTGCAGCTCGAAGCGGACCTGCACCTTGTTGAATTCGGCCTCGCTGAGGCGCTGGCGTTCTGCATTCAGCTGCTCGGAAGCGCCCAGCAGCGTCTGCACATGATGTCCCACCTCATGAGCAATCACATACGCCATGGCGAAGTCACCCGGCGCCTTGAACTGCTGCTGCAGCTCATCATAGAAGCTGAGATCGATATACAGCTTGGCGTCTCCCGGACAATAAAACGGGCCTACGGCTGAGCTTGCGGTTCCGCAGGCAGAGTTCACACTACCGCTGTAGAGCACAAGCGTCGGGTCCTGGTAAGTCATCCCCTGCTTTTTGAAGATATCGGACCAGACATCCTCGGTATCGGCCAGCACCACAGATACGAACTCGGATAGCTCCTTCTCCTGGGCACTCTGTTCATAAGGGACACTTGAGTTCGTACCCGAACCGGTTGAGGTCAGATTCCCCATAATATCGCCGATATTCCCGCCGCTCAGCAGCGTAACAATCACTATAATCACGATCCCGCTAATTCCGCCGCCGATCAGCTTGCCCCCGCCGCCCCCGCCGCGGCCTCTGCGGTCTTCCACATTAGAACTGCCTCTTCTGCCCTGCCATTTCATGGCCTTCCCCCCAGTTATGAATACTCACGAATACTGATGTCTTTGTACTTATTACTGTTATACCCATAATTGCAGGGGTGCCACTCTCTTGAACAGCGGAGCCGGTCTGGTGACAAATGGAAACCGCATAGCAAAACCCCTCCACAGCCGCAGCCATGAAGGGGTTAACATCGGTTAAATGATGGAACAGTTGTTTATTTTGCAGCCTTAGCTGCGCTTAGAATAGCCTTCAGGTAACCTTGGGTATCCACCAAAGTTGCACCGCTTACAGCATCAACGACTTGCTCTTTGCTTTTGTTAGTCAGTGTAGCTTCAAGGGATTTAATCGTTTTGCCAGTGGCGAATTTCTCGATCGCTGCCAGGTTCTTGTCATAGGCTACTGTCGATTTGGCTTCTTCCTTCATGTGCTCACTGTAGTATTTGGCATTGGTCTTCTTGGAGGCCAGCACCATGTTCGGATCTTTGTAGTTCTGGCCGAAATCCTTGTCCGAGTTCGGTACGCCAGTGGCTACATCGGTGCCCAGGAACTGATAATCATCCAGCGAAGCCGCAACGATTACGCCATTTTGTACTACAGCAACCGCTACAGTGAAGCATTTGGTGCCATGGGCAGCCGCTTCCACCCGGCCTACCTTAAGCGGTGCGCTCGCTGCCGAAGTGACATTGTTCAGGGCGCCGCTGTTCCCTACCCCGACAAGTGCCAATGAGATGCCGGCCACGAGCATTAACTTAGTAACTTTTTTCACAAATATTCCCCCAGTTCATGAAATGAGCTTCGCTTACATACTATATTTATCAATATATTGGAAGCCCGTCAGTTACAAATGTTACTAGGAATCTGCAAATATATGGATCACTTATAGATTAGCTGCAGTTTTGTTCGATTGTCACCTTGTCATTCGTAATAGCTTCAATTAATTAAGCGGAAAAAGGGCAACTATTGATCAGTAAATCTACGAATATCCAGCAATAGTTGGACAAACAACACTTATATAAGCTGAAAATAAACATATAGGGCATATTGAGAAAATTAGATGCCCTAAATCCACTTAGCGCTCCTCGGGGAGTAATGGTTCGTAAATTAAATAGCATAAATCCGCTTATTGTTCGATGTTCCGGCTGGAGGGAAGGTCGCCTGAACAACAACAAAAAAGCCAAGCCGCATCCTCCAGAGTTCAGAGAGACGCGGCCCGGCTGGGCATGACATCTATGGAGTTGTCTTAACTTCACAGGCTCCATTAGTTAATGGCTACTCCTGGTCTACGCCGCCGATTTGCCCGCGCAGACGGCGCATATCCTCCGGCCAGGGATCGGCTACTTCAATCTTGTTGCGGGTCCAGGGGTGGGCGAAAATCAGCTTCTCGCCATGCAGCGCCTGGCGGCCGGAGCTCTCCGGCTTTGCCTTGACTCCCGGCCTCAAGGGAGGAGCCGGCTGCTTGCCGGAGATTTGCAGACCAGGGGTAAGGCCTGCCTTCTCCTGCTCTTCGAACCAGGCCGTAATGGCAGATTTCACCTGACCAGGCTTCGTGCGCGGCTGCTTCTCATCATATAAAGAGGGAATACCCGCGGTATGCCAGCCCGCTCCGCCGTAGAGGTCATCCCCGAAGAGCGGATGCCCCGCGTGGCTGAGGTGGACACGAATCTGGTGCGTCCGGCCCGTCTCCAGCTCCAGCTTCACTACGGTTCCGCCGGGCAGGGCTTCGCGCCCCACAATCCGTGTTACCGCCGCCTGCCCTCCAGGGGATACCCGTCTGCGCGCCGCATGATGGCGGTCACGGCCGATGGGGGCATCAATCACTGTAAGCTCAGGCGGCACTGTGCCTTCAACAATCGCGGCATACAGGCGGGATACCTTCTTCTCACGCATATCATCATCCAGCACAAGCTGGGCGTATTCGTTCTTCGCATACAGCACAGGTCCGGTGGTATCCTTGTCCAGCCGGTGGATATGACGGACGGCAATGCCGCCGCCGGAAGCCGCATAATGCGCGGCTACAAGATGATCCAGCGTCACCTCCGTGCTGGTGCCGTCCGGATGAACTGCCATACCCGCAGGCTTGTGGACCACAAGGCAAAAGTCGTCCTCGAACAGCACCTCAGGCGCAGCTTCCTGCCATACCGGCTCTATTCCCGCTTCCCGGTGCGGGAACAGGGCCAGCCGCAGCCGGTCGCCCCTCCACTGGATGCCGTCCTCGAGGCGCAGCCGGGCATGCAGCTTCTCCGGCATGCCGGCTACGCCCAGCAGCCAGGCATCGATGGCTGCCGGTCTGTCGGCAGCCGACGTAATAACCCGGCCAGGCATGGCTTCCAGCCATTCCCCGCGCCGGGTCCACTTGCCGCCGCCCGCGAAGGGGGCGCTGGCGGTATCACTTCCGTCTTGGCCCGCGCCGCTGCCATGCTGGCCGGACAACTCCTCCGGTCCGGCCGTCATAGCGATTTCAGGGCCTGATAATGGCCCGCAATTGTATCGTCAATATCCTGCTCGCTATGCGCAGCGGATACGAACATTCCCTCGAACTGGGACGGCGGAACGCTGATGCCCTGATCCAGCATTTTGCCAAAATAACGCTTGAACAGCTCCAGGTTACTGGTCTTGGCCGTCTCGAAGTTAATGACCGGCTCCTCCGTGAAGAACGGACATACCATCGAGCCCACGCGGTTAATCGTCAGCGGAATTCCCGTCTCCTGCGCATTGCGCTTAAGTCCGGCTTCCAGCCTTGCGCCAAGCGACTCCAGATGGGTGTAGACCTCAGGGGTCAGCAGCGCAAGCGTGCTGTAGCCCGCCGCCATCGCCAGCGGATTTCCGCTGAGTGTGCCTGCCTGATAGATCGGGCCGGACGGGGCGATCTGCTCCATGATCTCTCTTTTGCCGCCATAAGCCCCTACAGGAAGCCCGCCGCCGATAACCTTGCCGAAGCAGGTCAGGTCCGGGTCCAGCCCGAACAGTCCCTGCGCACATCCCCGGTCCACACGGAAGCCGGTCATCACCTCGTCAAAAATCAGCAAAGCCCCGTACCCCGTAGTCACCTTACGAAGCCCCTCCAGGAACCCCGGAAGCGGAGGCACCACGCCCATATTTCCGGCGATCGGCTCAACGATGATAGCGGCAATCTCGTTGCCGTAACGTTCAAAAGCGGTTTTGACCCCGTCCAGGTCATTATAAGGTACCGTGATCGTATTCACCGCCACACCTTCCGGCACGCCCGGACTATCCGGCAGCCCCAACGTAGCCACCCCGGAACCGGCTTTAATCAGCAGGCTGTCGGCATGGCCGTGATAGGAGCCTTCGAATTTGAGGATTTTGCTGCGTCCGGTGTAGCCGCGGGCCAGTCTGATCGCGCTCATCGTCGCTTCCGTCCCCGAATTCACCATGCGGACAATGTCCACCGAGGCTACGCGTTCCACCACGGTTTTGGCCATTGCGGTCTCAAGCAGGGTAGGCGCGCCGAAGCTTGTCCCTCTGGCCGCAGTCTCCTGCAACGCCTTCACCACCTCAGGATGGGCATGCCCCATAATCAGCGGTCCCCACGAACATACGTAGTCAATGAAGCTGTTGCCGTCAATATCGTAGATCCGCGAGCCTTCGCCCCTCTCGACATACACCGGGGTCAATCCTACGGATTTGAATGCCCGGACCGGGCTGTTCACCCCGCCGGGAATATATTGTTTTGCCTCTTCAAAAGCGGTGCGGGAAGCCTCTTCCCGGCGGTTCAGCGGTATATTGCCCATGCTTGTTCCCTCCTGATCCTAGCCGCGCAGCCAGCGGGCTGCGTCCTTGGCGAAATAGGTAATGATTACATCTGCTCCGGCGCGCTTCATGCCGGTCAGCATCTCCAGCACAACCGCCTGCTCATCGATCCAGCCCTGCTGCGCAGCCGCCTTGACCATCGAGTACTCACCGCTGACATTGTAGGCTACGAGAGGCAAATCGAACTGGTCGCGGATCGTACGGATTACATCCAGATAAGCCAGTGCAGGCTTCACCATCAGCATATCCGCGCCTTCCAGCACATCGGAATCCGCTTCGCGGATAGCTTCCCGCAGGTTGGCCGGGTCCATCTGATACGTCTTGCGGTTGCCGAACTGGGGAGCGGAATCCGCTGCTTCGCGAAACGGGCCGTAGAAGGCGGAGGCGTATTTTACCGAATAGGACATGATCGGCACCTGCTCGAAGCCATTCGCATCGAGTCCGGCACGGATCGCCTGCACGAATCCGTCCATCATGTTGGACGGCGCGATAATATCCGCCCCTGCCCGGGCCTGTGAGACCGCCGTGCGGGTCAGCAGTTCAAGCGAAGCATCGTTGATTACATCCCCATGCACCACACCATCCACCGTATGGGTATGCACCATGCCGCAGTGGCCGTGGTCAGTGAATTCACACAGGCAGGTGTCGGCGACGACCAGCAGGTCGGGATACCATTTTTTGATCAGACGCGTGGCTTCCTGCACAATGCCATCATCTGCGAAGCCGGACGAGCCAACCGCATCCTTCGTCTCGGGGATACCGAACAGCAGTACCGCCGGAATGCCCAGGGAAGCAATCTCATCCACCTCCGCCTTAAGCGTGTCCAGCGAGAAATGATACACGCCGGGCATGGAGCTGATCTCATTCTTCACACCGGTTCCATAGGTTACAAAAATCGGCTGGATGAAATCCAGCACATTCAACACCGTCTCGCGCACCATGCCGCGAATACCGGCCGACCCGCGCAAACGGCGGTGTCTGGTTATTGGAAAGCTCATTGCTGTAAACCTCCTGTTCAGTAAGTAGTTAATAAGCAGTTAAGTAGATACGCACATCTAATCGTCTTAAGCCGTATTGAGATGTTAAAATTAACGAAGATAATAGGCCGGACCCGATTGTAACGCTCAAAGGAAGCGCTGACAGATCTGGAAGGAACAGGCTATCTCAGCCTTGTCGTTTCATTCCAGCGGCACAGCTCCTGCACCAGTCCTTCGATGGTGGCTTCCTCCGGGAGCAGTCCCGGAGTGAAGCCTGCTTCGACTGCGGTCTGTTCGGTAACCGGACCGATGCAGGCAATCTTAACGCCTGCCAGCAGCGCCAGCGGATCTTCCAGGCCCATCCGCTTCAGGATGCCGAGGAAATTGCGCACTGTAGACGAGCTGGTGAAGGTCACCGCATGAATGCGCTTCTCCTCCAGCAGCTTCACCAGTTCAATATCATCCTCGCCGGTGACCACCGTCTCATACGTATCCACTTCCGTCACTGCAAGTCCCAGCTCCCTCAGCTTGCCGGGCAGCCATTCGCGCGCCAGATCGCCGCGCGGAAGCAGCACCTTCTGCCCTGGCTTAAGCTCCGGGCCGAACGCTTCAATCAGCCCTTCCGCCTGGAAGCGGCCGGGCAATTCTTCGGAGATCAGCCCGCGCTCTGCGAGCGCTGCAGCCGTACCCGGTCCCACTGCGCATAGACGCGCCCTGTGCAGGCTGCGGATATCCAGCTTCTGTTGCGTCAGATGCCGCATGAAGAAGTCTACGCCGTTCGGACTGGTGAAGAACACCCAGTCATACGCCGCAAGCCCGCCAAGTGCCGCAGCGATCTCCGCCTGCTTGTCCGCATCCCGCTGCATCACCGTCTCAATGACCGGGAACTCATACGGCTCGCCGCCCAGCTCCTCGATCCGGTCCACCAGTTCGCTTGCCTGTGCGCGCGCCCGCGTCACTACAATCCGCTTGCCGAACAGCGGCAGCGCCTCGACCCACATCAGGTGCTCCCGCTGGAGCACAACGTCACCGACCACAATAACCGCCGGCGGCTGAAAATCGGCCGCTGTAACCTTCGCCTCAATATCGGCCAACGTGCCGGTCAGCGTCTCCTGATCTGCACGGGTCCCCCAGCGCACCAGCGCCACCGGAGTCTCCGGCGGACGGCCATGCTTCATGAGCTGGGCGCTGATGTAACCGATTTTGGCGACACCCATCAGGAATACCAGCGTGCCTGTCGCATTCGTTACTTTATCCCATTGAATGGAATGATCCAGCTTATCCGGGCTCTCATGGCCCGTAATAATCGACAGGGAAGACGACGCCTCCCGGTGGGTTACCGGAATACCGGCATACGCCGGGACGCTGATGGCTGAGGTAATGCCCGGCACAATCTCATAGTAGATGCCATTCCTGCGCAGCAGCTCTGCTTCTTCACCCACCCGGCCAAAAATCACAGGGTCCCCGCCCTTCAGCCGCACCACCGTTTTGCCCTCAAGCGCGAGATTCACCAGCAGCTGATTAATATCCTCCTGCTTCATCGTATGGCGGTCCGAGAGCTTGCCTACGTAAATTTTCTCACCGCCGGGCTTCATCCATTTCAGCAGCCTTGGACTGGCCAGTCTGTCATAGACCAGCACATCGGCCTTTTGGATACACTCCAGCCCCTTAACCGTAATCAGCTTCGCATCCCCCGGACCTGCACCTACCAGATATACCTTCCCCGCCATCTCCGTCATCCCCTTATCCCTATACACATACTATTCAGGCCTGCATAAGCTTCTCGGTAACCTGCGCTGCTCCCCTGTATAACCCGTACCCCATGTACTCCTTATTCCCTTACATCGGCCAAAATCTTCTCCGCACCTCGGGCCACCAGCTTCCGTGCAACCTCCGCACCCAGCTCCACCGGATCTTCACCGGTGCAGGTCTCCTTCAGAATGACTGTGCCGTCCGGTGTTCCGACCATTCCGGTTAACGTTATGGACGGCCTCGCAGCTGTTCCGGCTTCTGATTCAAGTACCGCATAGGCGCCAATCGGCACCTGGCAGCCCCCGTTCAGAGCGCCGAGGAAGGTCCGCTCCGCCGTAACAGTAAGCGCCGTGCGCTCATCGTTATACAGCGCCAGCAGCTTGCGCAGCTCGTTGTCGTCCTTGCGGCATTCGATGCCGAGTGCGCCCTGGCCGACAGCGGGCAGGCAGACCTCAGGCGGCAAATATGCCGTAATCCGGTCCTGCCACCCCATTCGCGACAGCCCCGCCGCTGCCAGCAGAATCGCGTCATATTCGCCGCTCTCCAGCTTCTTCAGCCGGGAGTCGATATTGCCGCGTACCGGCTCAATGAGCAGATCCGGTCTCAGCGCAGCCAGCTGGCTGGAGCGCCGCAAGCTGCTGGTGCCTACGCGCGCGCCTTCCGGCAGCTCCTCAAGGCCCGCTCCGCTGCTTGAGATCAGCACATCGCGCGGATCTTCGCGCTTCGGCACCGCTCCATTCATTAAGCCTTCCGGCAATTCGGAAGGCATATCCTTCATACTATGTACCGCCATATCAATGTCCTTGGCGAGCATCGCCTGCTCAATTTCCTTGACGAACAAACCTTTGCCGCCCACTTTCGACAGGGTCACATCGAGAATCCGGTCACCCTTGGTCACAATCTTATGCACCTCAAAAGTAAAATCAAACCCATGCGCTCCGCTAAGCCGCTCCAGATCGGCAATCACATGCCCCGTCTGCGTTAAAGCCAGCGCACTTTGTCTGCTGCCCACGATAATCTTCCGCATGCCCAATTCCCCCTGTTTAAGTCAGTCCCTTATTCCAGCCGCCGCCGTGCAACTCTCCCGTGGATAAACACGCCCGGGCCGCCTCGGTTGAATTCAAGGGTATTTATACACCTCATTCGCTCGATTGAGCCACTTTCGCTGAATTCAAGGGTATTTGTACACCTCATTCGCTCGATTGAGCCGCTTCCGCTAAATTCAAGGGTATTTATACACCTCATTTGCTCAATTGAGCCGCTTCGGCCGAATTCAAGGGTATTTATACACCTCATTTGCTCAATTGAGCCGCTTCAGCCGAATTCAAGGGTATTTATACACCTCATTTGCTCGATTGAGCCACTTTCGCTGAATTCAAGGGTATTTGTACATCTCATTCGCCCGCCTCAGCCACTTCCGCCGCCTATTCCTCCCGGTTGCGCGCCACCCAAGCCTCAATCTCCCCGCGTGTCCATGGTATAAAGGTGCCCTGCCGCAGCTCATTCAACACATCCAGCTTCCCCAGCCGCCGCAAGAGCCGCGCCCGGGTCTCTGCCGCCGGCTCCAGCTGCTTAATCGCTGTCCGCAGCTCATGCAGGAAATCCAGATACGGCTCGTATTCCTCGCCGAGCAGCCCCGCAATCTGCTGCGTAATCTCCGCAGCCGCCGACGGTCCCGCCCCGGAGGTCGAGACCGTAACCGTCAAGCGCCCGCGGCGGAGCACGCCGGGCGTAATGAACGTGCCCGCCTCTGCATGGCTGGCCACATTAACGGGCAGCCCCAGCTGCCGGGCTTCCGCGGCAACGGCCTCGTTCACCGCCCTGTTATCGCTGGCGGCATAGACCAGAACAGCTCCCTGGAGATCCCCGGGAGCATAGGGGCGGCTGATCCATTGCAGCCGCCCCTCATCAGCCATCGCAGCCAGCGTCCCGCTGAGCGAGGGGCTGATCACCGCCAGCTCCGCACCCGCTTCCAGCAGCGGAGCCGCCTTGCGCACAGCCACCGCCCCGCCGCCAACGATCACCACCCGCCGTCCTTCCACATCCAGCATAATCGGCAGATACTTTTTCATCCCACTCACTCCAGCTCCCCAGCACTTTCAACTCGCTCTCATCCATCGTCCATCCCACTGGCAAGCTATTCTCCATCCCGCTCACTCCAGCTCTCCCCAGCACTCCAACTCGCTCTCATCCATCGTCCATCCCACTGGCAAGCTACTCTCCATCCCGATAACTCCAGCTCTCCCCAGCGCTTCCAACCCACTCTCATCCATCGTCCATCCCACTGGCAAGCTACTCTCCATCCCGCTCACTCCAGCTCTCCCCAGCACTTCCAACTCGCTCTCATCCATCGTCCATCCCACTGGCAAGCTACTCTCCATCCTGCTCACTCCAGCTCTCCCCAGCGCTTCCAACTCGCTCTCATCCATCGTCCATCCCACTTCATTCCCCGCCCCAGCCATGGAACTCCGACCAGGAATTCAGCAGGAAATTAAGAATAATGAAGCCGTACCCCGCAATCGCCCAGCGGGCCATGACTGTACCGCTTCGGCGGCCGGAGAACTTCAGCACAAGGTAGACGATGTAGACGCCCAGGCCCGTAAGCGTAGTCAGGACCTTCGTATCCTGAAACAGCGGTGTCCGCCCTTCCGCTACAATCGACAGACCCGCCAGAATCAGCGAGGCCAGCAGCAGTGGTACTCCGGCCAGGATCGCCGTGTAGGAATATTTGTCCATCGTCTCCAGGCTGGGCAGCCTGCGGACGCGGTCATCCCACTTCTTATTCTTCAGCTTCGTATGCAGGAACAGATACATTATCGCAAATACCGTCCCCAGTGTCAGTGCGGCAAAGCTCAGATTCGCCAAAATGACATGCATCGCCAGCCACCCGTGCACCGCACTCCAGCTCTGCAGCGTATGATCCTCTGCCGTCAGCCATACCCGGTTCAGCAGAAATACGCTGAAGCCCGCCATGCTGAGCAGCAGCACCGTGAACTCACCGCCGCGTGTATACGTCACGGCAAACGAGGTAACCACCATGCTGAAGGAGAACCAGAACAGGAAATCATAAGGCGTGAAAATTGGCAATCCGCCCTCCTGGGAGAAGCGGATCGCAAGGCCGGTCAGCTGAAGCAGGCCTACGACAGCAAGAAGCCCTGTGCCCAGCCGCTTTCCGCCCGGATTACGCCGAAGGCAATCCGAGAAAACAAACAGCAGGCTCAGGGCATATAGCAGCAGAGCGGCATCATATATTCCGTTCAGCAGTAGCATGTGGCTCACCCGCCCAGCAAACCGGCTGGGGTAAGCACCGCTCCCGGCACACGGATCTCTCCGCCGGAGGGCCGTTCAGCAGCGCTGCGCTGAAGCGGTTCAACACTTTCACCGGCCGGACCTGCATCCAGCTGCTCCTGCAGGGCGAAGATTTGAGTGAAATATTCCAGCGCTTCATTCCCCTGCTTGCCGCCGGACATCTCCTTAATCACGTTGATCGGATCGTGCATCATCTGGTTGACGATGCTCTTGGTCAGCCGGCGGATCACCTTGCGCTGATGCTCATCCAGCTCAGGCAGCTTGTTGAACAGACTATCCATCGTTTCTTCATAAATTCCGTTTGACTTGTCCTGCAGCGCACGGATCACCGGTCTGACTCCCAGCGTCTTCAGCCATTGCTGGAATTCCTCCATCTCACCTTCAATCATAACCTCAATCTTGGCGGCTTCACTGCGGCGCATCTCCAGATTGCTCTCCACAATGCCCTCCAGATCATCAATATCATAGAGGAACACATCCGGCACACTGGCAGCGGCAGGATCAATATCCCGTGGCACAGCAATGTCGATCATGAACAGCGGCCGTGAAGGGCGGCGCTTCATGCCCTCGGCTACCTGGGCTGCCGTCAGCACATAGCCGTCCGCACCCGTGGAGCTGATCACAATATCCACTTCATCCAGAGACTTCAGCGCCTCTTCAATCGTGCGGGGTTTACCCGAGAATTTCTCGGCCAGCTCTACAGCACGGGACAAGGTACGGTTGGCGACAATGACTTCCGCCGCGCCGCTGCTGTAAAGATGCTTGACCGTCAGCTCGCTCATTTTGCCGGCGCCGAGAATGAGCACTCTTTTGCCGGTGAACATGCCGAAGATTCGCTTCCCCAGCTCCACTGCCGCATAGCTGACCGACACCGCACTCTCGCCGATCGAGGTCTCACTATGCGCACGCTTGCCGAGCGTCACCGCCTGCTTGAACAGCCGGTTGAACCAGGTTCCGGTAACCCCTTCCGCCTGAGCCGTCAGGAAGGCGCTGCGCACCTGACCCAGAATCTGTGTCTCGCCAATCACCATGGAATCCAGACCGCAGGTGACACGCATCAGATGGGCAATCGCCTGCTCGTCTTCATATATATACATATGTTGCGTAAATACATCACTTCTTACTCCGAACCACTGCTCCATGAAGCTGCGGATGAAATATCCGCACATATGAAGGCGGTCCACGACCACATAAATTTCCGTCCGGTTACAGGTGGCGACAACGACCCCTTCCAGAACGCTCTTCGTCTGCAGCAGCTGATGAAGCGCAGCAGGCAGATCTTTCTCGGCAAAAGCGAACTGTTCCCTCACCTCTACGGGAGCCGTACGGTAATTCAGGCCAACGACGACAATATGCATCGCTTGTTCACCATCCTAATCTATATTCATTGGTGTAGGCGCTGTTACTGCTTATCAGCAAATAATAGAATCAATTTCACAAGATCTCAAAACGCTGTGTTAAGTATATCACATCAAAATACGGCTTTTAACAAAACCTTTGAACTATTTATGAATTGCAGATAATAATTATTATAAATAAGTGCATAAGTAATTAAATATAACATGTTGATGAAACATTGACACACTTTATTGCGGATGATAGCATATAACAAATGATCTGAGTTAACTTTTATAACATATGTAGCAAAAACGACCTAATTCTCCTTTCCCGAGTTAACATTGTGTCAGTTATGTCCTTTCAAACCTCTCTTGTATAAGCCCGTTAATCCGGAATGGGCGTATCTACAGGCAACCGTAAATTGCCCCAGGCTACAAGAGGCCAGACCCCTGCTGGATAAATCAGTGTGAGCTTACGGGTGAAACCGGGCTTTTCTCTGCTGATGTATCCTGCTCTGGACTGCGCCTCCTTTAGCCTGGGGTTTTTAGCATCCA is a window of Paenibacillus sp. FSL H3-0469 DNA encoding:
- a CDS encoding NAD(P)-dependent oxidoreductase — translated: MKKYLPIMLDVEGRRVVIVGGGAVAVRKAAPLLEAGAELAVISPSLSGTLAAMADEGRLQWISRPYAPGDLQGAVLVYAASDNRAVNEAVAAEARQLGLPVNVASHAEAGTFITPGVLRRGRLTVTVSTSGAGPSAAAEITQQIAGLLGEEYEPYLDFLHELRTAIKQLEPAAETRARLLRRLGKLDVLNELRQGTFIPWTRGEIEAWVARNREE
- the ccsA gene encoding cytochrome c biogenesis protein CcsA — protein: MLLLNGIYDAALLLYALSLLFVFSDCLRRNPGGKRLGTGLLAVVGLLQLTGLAIRFSQEGGLPIFTPYDFLFWFSFSMVVTSFAVTYTRGGEFTVLLLSMAGFSVFLLNRVWLTAEDHTLQSWSAVHGWLAMHVILANLSFAALTLGTVFAIMYLFLHTKLKNKKWDDRVRRLPSLETMDKYSYTAILAGVPLLLASLILAGLSIVAEGRTPLFQDTKVLTTLTGLGVYIVYLVLKFSGRRSGTVMARWAIAGYGFIILNFLLNSWSEFHGWGGE
- the hemA gene encoding glutamyl-tRNA reductase; translated protein: MHIVVVGLNYRTAPVEVREQFAFAEKDLPAALHQLLQTKSVLEGVVVATCNRTEIYVVVDRLHMCGYFIRSFMEQWFGVRSDVFTQHMYIYEDEQAIAHLMRVTCGLDSMVIGETQILGQVRSAFLTAQAEGVTGTWFNRLFKQAVTLGKRAHSETSIGESAVSVSYAAVELGKRIFGMFTGKRVLILGAGKMSELTVKHLYSSGAAEVIVANRTLSRAVELAEKFSGKPRTIEEALKSLDEVDIVISSTGADGYVLTAAQVAEGMKRRPSRPLFMIDIAVPRDIDPAAASVPDVFLYDIDDLEGIVESNLEMRRSEAAKIEVMIEGEMEEFQQWLKTLGVRPVIRALQDKSNGIYEETMDSLFNKLPELDEHQRKVIRRLTKSIVNQMMHDPINVIKEMSGGKQGNEALEYFTQIFALQEQLDAGPAGESVEPLQRSAAERPSGGEIRVPGAVLTPAGLLGG
- the hemC gene encoding hydroxymethylbilane synthase; translation: MRKIIVGSRQSALALTQTGHVIADLERLSGAHGFDFTFEVHKIVTKGDRILDVTLSKVGGKGLFVKEIEQAMLAKDIDMAVHSMKDMPSELPEGLMNGAVPKREDPRDVLISSSGAGLEELPEGARVGTSSLRRSSQLAALRPDLLIEPVRGNIDSRLKKLESGEYDAILLAAAGLSRMGWQDRITAYLPPEVCLPAVGQGALGIECRKDDNELRKLLALYNDERTALTVTAERTFLGALNGGCQVPIGAYAVLESEAGTAARPSITLTGMVGTPDGTVILKETCTGEDPVELGAEVARKLVARGAEKILADVRE